The following coding sequences lie in one Populus nigra chromosome 15, ddPopNigr1.1, whole genome shotgun sequence genomic window:
- the LOC133674756 gene encoding uncharacterized protein LOC133674756 has translation MSWLFNSLQSNDPDSPPPHPPSPSVQDDLLVIGDSIGRQLRGVANFLAPPPPPPPSNTQAAKPQPFDSSSQSSQALLGIRNDLAEIGDSLKSGLSKLTSNFLQFKDINSKNSDGVEVAGINEEVIGFVKEISLRPECWIDFPLPLQNDFRMTDAQREHVLNVEHFVPSLAQLRNNLQSEMGNGRFWMVYFILLIPRLNEHDFEVLSTPQIVETRNLLLQKLQNKRNVKVESSKNSKSGTQGEITTSQEEITEIADATEGLKINEENSRQFSKEKIDNSTSIDNQKKLEDEQDVSFSDLEDDDSDFSIRLSASRKARSIRAPSPSGSSDWIQLNEGSDTQGGPPKARQSFSRDKDSDAESSDWHKVDEYD, from the exons atGTCTTGGCTTTTCAATTCGCTGCAATCCAACGATCCGGATTCACCACCACCGCACCCTCCTTCTCCGTCAGTTCAAGACGACCTGCTGGTCATCGGTGATTCTATCGGCCGTCAATTACGTGGCGTTGCTAACTTCCTTGCTCCGCCTCCACCTCCACCGCCGTCCAATACCCAAGCAGCCAAACCACAACCGTTCGATTCTTCTTCTCAATCATCACAAGCTCTCCTTGGGATTCGCAACGATCTTGCCGAAATTGGTGACAGTTTAAAATCTGGTCTCTCTAAACTCACTTCcaatttcttgcaatttaaAGATATTAACAGTAAGAACAGTGATGGTGTCGAGGTGGCGGGGATTAATGAGGAAGTGATTGGATTTGTTAAGGAGATTTCTTTGAGACCTGAATGCTGGATTGATTTTCCTTTACCACTCCAAAACG ATTTTAGAATGACTGATGCTCAAAGAGAACATGTGTTGAATGTTGAACATTTTGTTCCTAGTTTGGCACAACTTAGAAATAATCTTCAGAGTGAAATGGGGAATGGCCGATTTTGGatggtttattttatattgttgatTCCGAGATTGAATGAACATGATTTCGAGGTTCTATCGACTCCCCAG ATAGTTGAAACAAGAAATTTACTTTTGCAGAAGCTGCAAAACAAGAGGAATGTTAAGGTGGAAAGCTCCAAGAATTCCAAGAGTGGTACACAAGGAGAGATTACAACATCTCAAGAAGAGATTACTGAGATTGCAGATGCTACTGAAGgcttaaaaattaatgaagagaATTCTAGACAGTTTTCAAAAGAGAAAATTGACAATAGCACTTCAATTGATAACCAGAAAAAGCTTGAAGATGAACAGGATGTGTCATTCAGTGATCTAGAGGATGATGATAGTGATTTTTCAATAAGATTATCAGCTTCTAGGAAGGCACGGAGCATTAGGGCTCCTTCACCCAGTGGATCCAGTGATTGGATCCAACTGAATGAAGGTTCTGACACTCAGGGTGGTCCACCTAAGGCAAGACAGTCATTTTCTCGTGATAAAGATTCGGATGCTGAGTCTAGTGACTGGCATAAAGTTGATGAATATGATTAG